A single window of Nasonia vitripennis strain AsymCx chromosome 4, Nvit_psr_1.1, whole genome shotgun sequence DNA harbors:
- the LOC103316057 gene encoding uncharacterized protein LOC103316057 isoform X2, which translates to MLLEVSDASCLLSSISDSLAPGMRHRYAIRRIFLHVRTKFVLTKRARERALRLEIGCCGWIQLRVYFERDAGAAVSAREIKIFLMSADSQPTCSVSTRPFVWSRITNICG; encoded by the exons ATGCTTCTGGAGGTTTCGGACGCAAG TTGTCTGCTTAGTAGCATCAGCGACTCCCTTGCACCTGGAATGCGGCACCGCTACGCTATTCGGAGAATATTTCTTCACGTAAGAACGAAATTTGTATTAACgaagagagcgcgcgagcgagcgctgcGCCTGGAGATTGGTTGCTGTGGCTGGATTCAATTACGCGTATACTTCGAAAGAGACGCCGGCGCTGCAGTCTCGGCCAGAGAAATTAAGATCTTTTTGATGTCTGCAGATAGCCAGCCGACAT GTTCTGTATCCACCCGACCGTTCGTCTGGTCGCGCATTACGAATATCTGCGGCTAG